The Sporocytophaga myxococcoides genome window below encodes:
- a CDS encoding Ig-like domain-containing protein, producing MTNKYVLKLMGCLLAGNLAMAQELVQYWDFNQTASQAELLTPTISKVAGASILHIPGNSSSTVEFTSNTGQDFGTLNARQGEEALSHLRFNNPVGGQLIFSLPTTGYSDPIITYVTRRSAQSARAQIISYTTDGMNYVKFDSLEVTEIPTLITLDFSNITDTDNNKDFKIKIEFSQVAGNGGGNNRFDNFALDATSPSGDINAPGVSFSPSNGSVNIPVNASFLATFNEDIKLESGVSATNENIAQAFELKLDNKDGEGISFSATIDGRQVSITPSENLINGQNYFLAVKANAVQDLSGNVLTEASGITFKTISTQSLLNRGDLLIVAYRMNSSDRADEFAFVALKDILPGTLVKFTDGKYTNEGIQCPGDLFGWHQKQALRKVK from the coding sequence ACCTGGCTATGGCTCAGGAACTTGTTCAATACTGGGATTTTAACCAAACGGCATCTCAAGCAGAACTCCTCACTCCTACTATAAGTAAAGTAGCAGGAGCATCTATCCTTCATATTCCCGGAAACTCCTCAAGTACAGTCGAATTTACTTCTAATACTGGCCAGGATTTTGGCACTCTTAATGCACGTCAAGGGGAAGAAGCCTTATCACATCTTCGTTTTAACAACCCTGTAGGAGGTCAACTTATATTTTCCCTGCCTACCACTGGTTATTCTGATCCTATCATTACATATGTAACAAGAAGATCTGCTCAGTCTGCAAGAGCTCAGATAATCTCCTATACCACTGATGGTATGAACTATGTAAAATTTGACAGTCTGGAGGTTACAGAAATTCCAACGCTCATCACTCTTGATTTCAGTAACATAACTGATACAGACAACAATAAAGATTTTAAAATAAAAATAGAGTTCTCCCAAGTCGCCGGTAATGGTGGCGGGAACAACAGATTTGATAATTTTGCTCTTGATGCGACTTCCCCTTCCGGAGATATTAATGCTCCAGGTGTTTCTTTCAGTCCATCCAATGGTTCTGTTAATATCCCTGTGAACGCCTCGTTTCTTGCTACATTCAATGAGGATATCAAGCTGGAAAGCGGAGTTTCTGCTACCAATGAAAATATTGCTCAGGCCTTTGAACTGAAGCTGGATAATAAAGACGGAGAAGGTATTTCATTTTCTGCCACCATTGACGGCAGGCAAGTTTCCATTACACCTTCTGAAAATTTAATTAACGGACAAAATTATTTTCTGGCTGTTAAAGCTAATGCAGTTCAGGATTTATCAGGTAATGTACTCACTGAAGCTTCTGGTATTACCTTTAAAACTATTTCAACTCAATCTCTTTTAAATAGAGGGGACTTGCTTATAGTAGCCTACAGAATGAATAGTTCAGACAGAGCTGATGAATTCGCATTCGTTGCATTAAAAGATATACTTCCAGGAACACTGGTAAAATTCACCGATGGAAAATATACCAACGAAGGAATTCAATGCCCTGGGGACTTATTTGGATGGCACCAGAAACAGGCATTAAGAAAGGTGAAGTAG
- a CDS encoding choice-of-anchor I family protein, which produces MPWGLIWMAPETGIKKGEVVIIGNDSPASVNKGTVTGLSFGLSSDGDQIIVYTGTTESPSYITALSSNAWVDDKPSCSGGSTSKLPSVLMDGPSSINLSSAPGNIDGLSVNAYYSGPQNIMETEALKASILNPANWTSITKGTPAQTWPQFRFLTVTPSVIKSEVLNNSSIRLIFDRDLNITSATALSHYTGIEGIASATVTTNGGLSDTIVLSFETAFTSGNIYRLLVSNILDTEGNSMEGTYEFSFAYNSSIAFEKEFYTIKEDAGILSLNLKIENPTNSSFDLTLKSQPWSTADVSDISFESKTIHLTGEEGNIIKIDIPIVNDTDAENDEYFVLGIENTSGINISGFPYVTVYIKDNDKSAPSGNGEIILNHITSFDPSTEGSTTEAIAYDASTHRIYATSAIQNRFDIIDFSNPTAPQTIRSVSMSAYGSRITGIAVKNGIVAVGSPAKADVDNGSIVFFNSDGDFATQVTVGTLPDMVCFTPDGNKILVANEGQPNNSYSIDPEGSISVIDVSKGLNSISQTSVTTLDFTKFNEDEESLIASGVRKGSSKSTLSQDLEPEYITVSSDSKKAWVTLQENNSIAEIDLENNQITSIWGLGTKEYIQYGNGADMSNSNGEILISNWPVKGFYMPDAVGSFTLNKSNYIVTANEGDEKEYAGLNERTTVGNNSVVLDPEKFPHSAVLKKNYNLGNFRITNLNGDIDKDGDFDELYAVGSRSFSIFNADTKQLVYDSGDDFDYITSRHSDYGSLFNSDHESNKLKGRSHTKGCEPEALAIATIGTNTYAFIGLERIGGIMAYNISDPENPVFVDYKNPRSFTSFAGDHGPEYIVYVSSDESPDGQHYILVSNEISGTITVFSLEVPEVSKVETPTVKEFKLIVFPNPARNTLNLNKITSFKIESLNGQTLLTAEEVNSIDISSLNKGFYILKTYEGSIRKFVVE; this is translated from the coding sequence ATGCCCTGGGGACTTATTTGGATGGCACCAGAAACAGGCATTAAGAAAGGTGAAGTAGTTATCATTGGGAATGATAGTCCTGCTTCTGTGAACAAAGGCACTGTGACTGGTTTATCATTCGGATTAAGCTCTGACGGAGATCAGATCATTGTTTACACCGGAACTACTGAAAGTCCATCATATATCACAGCACTCAGCTCCAATGCATGGGTAGATGATAAGCCTTCATGCTCAGGAGGAAGTACATCCAAACTACCATCCGTACTGATGGACGGGCCAAGCTCAATCAACCTAAGTTCAGCTCCTGGTAATATCGATGGACTTTCTGTTAACGCTTATTACTCAGGTCCGCAAAATATTATGGAAACAGAAGCTCTTAAAGCTTCGATTTTAAACCCTGCAAACTGGACATCAATTACTAAAGGTACCCCGGCTCAGACATGGCCTCAGTTCAGGTTCTTAACCGTTACACCTTCAGTTATAAAATCAGAGGTATTGAATAACTCAAGCATCAGACTTATATTTGACAGAGATCTTAATATTACTTCAGCAACTGCATTATCACACTATACAGGAATTGAAGGAATAGCTTCAGCAACTGTCACTACCAACGGAGGCTTGTCCGATACAATTGTACTTTCTTTTGAAACCGCCTTTACTTCCGGGAATATTTATAGACTTCTTGTTTCAAATATTCTTGATACAGAAGGCAACAGTATGGAAGGAACTTACGAGTTCAGCTTTGCATATAATAGTAGTATTGCTTTTGAAAAAGAGTTCTATACTATAAAAGAAGATGCTGGAATACTTTCTCTTAACCTAAAAATAGAAAACCCTACCAATTCATCTTTTGATCTGACATTAAAATCTCAGCCATGGAGCACTGCAGATGTTTCTGATATTTCCTTTGAAAGTAAAACTATTCATCTGACAGGCGAAGAAGGAAATATTATAAAAATAGATATTCCCATAGTGAATGATACCGATGCAGAAAATGACGAGTATTTTGTTTTAGGTATAGAAAATACATCAGGTATCAACATTAGCGGTTTTCCATATGTGACAGTTTACATTAAAGACAACGATAAATCAGCACCTTCTGGCAATGGTGAAATTATTTTAAATCACATTACAAGCTTTGACCCTTCTACAGAAGGAAGCACAACTGAAGCTATAGCATATGATGCATCAACTCACAGAATATATGCCACCAGTGCTATTCAAAACCGATTTGATATTATAGACTTCTCAAATCCTACGGCACCACAGACTATTCGCTCGGTTTCAATGAGTGCTTACGGAAGCCGAATAACAGGCATCGCAGTTAAAAATGGGATTGTAGCCGTAGGATCTCCTGCCAAGGCAGATGTAGATAATGGCTCTATAGTTTTTTTTAATTCTGATGGTGATTTTGCCACACAAGTCACTGTGGGTACACTTCCGGATATGGTTTGTTTTACCCCAGATGGAAATAAAATACTTGTAGCTAACGAAGGGCAGCCAAACAATAGTTACTCAATCGATCCTGAAGGTTCAATAAGTGTGATCGACGTGTCAAAAGGACTGAACAGCATCAGCCAAACCAGTGTAACTACCTTAGATTTCACAAAATTCAATGAAGATGAAGAATCTTTAATTGCCAGTGGAGTTCGCAAAGGATCATCCAAAAGCACTCTGTCTCAAGACCTGGAGCCTGAATACATCACAGTTTCTTCAGATTCTAAAAAGGCATGGGTAACATTGCAGGAAAACAATTCTATTGCAGAAATTGATTTGGAAAACAACCAAATCACTTCAATTTGGGGACTTGGTACAAAAGAATATATTCAATATGGCAATGGAGCAGATATGAGTAACAGCAATGGAGAAATATTAATTTCCAACTGGCCGGTAAAAGGATTTTACATGCCTGACGCAGTTGGAAGCTTTACTCTAAATAAATCTAACTATATCGTGACTGCAAACGAAGGTGACGAAAAAGAATACGCCGGATTAAACGAACGTACTACAGTTGGTAACAATTCTGTAGTCTTAGATCCAGAAAAATTCCCACATTCAGCTGTATTAAAAAAGAACTATAACCTTGGGAATTTCAGAATTACCAATCTTAACGGAGACATTGATAAAGATGGAGATTTTGATGAGCTATACGCCGTAGGTTCACGTTCTTTTTCAATATTTAATGCTGATACAAAACAGCTTGTGTATGATAGTGGAGATGATTTTGATTATATAACATCCAGACATTCTGATTATGGTAGTTTGTTTAATTCAGATCATGAAAGCAATAAGTTAAAAGGGCGAAGCCATACAAAAGGATGCGAACCTGAAGCACTTGCCATAGCAACAATAGGCACTAATACTTATGCCTTCATTGGCCTGGAAAGAATAGGCGGTATAATGGCCTACAACATATCTGATCCAGAAAATCCAGTCTTTGTTGATTATAAAAATCCCCGCAGCTTTACTTCATTCGCAGGAGATCATGGCCCTGAATACATTGTTTATGTGAGTTCGGATGAAAGTCCTGACGGCCAGCATTATATATTAGTATCAAATGAAATAAGCGGCACAATTACAGTCTTCAGTCTTGAAGTACCAGAGGTTTCAAAAGTTGAAACTCCTACAGTTAAAGAATTCAAACTGATTGTTTTTCCTAATCCTGCCCGTAATACATTGAATCTTAACAAAATCACTTCTTTTAAGATAGAATCATTGAACGGTCAGACATTACTGACAGCTGAAGAAGTCAATTCAATAGATATCAGTAGCTTAAACAAAGGTTTCTATATATTGAAAACGTATGAGGGATCGATCAGAAAATTTGTAGTAGAATAA
- a CDS encoding type 1 glutamine amidotransferase domain-containing protein codes for MKKKILFVVTSHDKKGNTGKPTGFYLSEVAHPWEILHNAGYEIDFVSPKGGKPPVDGFDLEDPINKKFWENTEYKNKLEHTMKPSEVDPGKYIAIFYAGGHGTMWDFADNTELAKIAANIYESNGVVSAVCHGPAGLVNVKLGNGKYLIEGKKINAFTNEEENAVGLSETVPFLLEQKLIERGAKFEKSGLWQVHVVTDQRVVTGQNPTSATEVGKAILQEIQKLKILQETESK; via the coding sequence ATGAAGAAAAAAATTCTATTCGTGGTAACAAGCCATGACAAAAAAGGAAATACAGGCAAACCTACCGGGTTTTACCTAAGTGAAGTAGCACACCCTTGGGAAATATTGCATAATGCCGGTTATGAAATTGATTTTGTAAGTCCAAAAGGAGGAAAGCCTCCTGTAGATGGCTTTGATCTGGAAGATCCGATTAATAAGAAATTCTGGGAAAATACAGAATACAAGAATAAGCTGGAACATACAATGAAGCCTTCGGAGGTGGATCCGGGGAAATACATTGCTATATTCTATGCGGGAGGGCATGGGACTATGTGGGACTTCGCAGATAATACTGAGCTTGCAAAAATTGCAGCAAATATTTATGAAAGCAATGGGGTGGTAAGCGCTGTTTGTCATGGACCTGCCGGACTCGTCAATGTTAAGTTAGGCAATGGGAAATATCTTATAGAAGGTAAAAAGATAAATGCATTTACAAATGAAGAAGAAAATGCGGTAGGGTTAAGTGAAACAGTTCCGTTTCTGCTTGAACAAAAGTTAATAGAAAGGGGAGCAAAGTTTGAAAAGTCTGGTCTTTGGCAGGTACATGTAGTGACGGATCAAAGGGTAGTAACAGGTCAGAATCCCACATCGGCAACGGAAGTAGGAAAAGCAATTTTACAGGAAATTCAAAAGTTGAAAATTTTGCAGGAAACTGAAAGTAAGTAA
- a CDS encoding nucleoside deaminase, which yields MEERALKFMKMAVDLSHQGHRNNMGGPFGAIVVKGDEVVGRGYNQVTSSNDPTAHAEVVAIRDACKNLNTYQLAGCEIYTSCEPCPMCLGAIYWARPDKIYFGNTREDAAAIGFDDSMIYEEMKKLIAERKIPIMQIGQEHAIKAFHEWKAKGDKTEY from the coding sequence ATGGAAGAGAGAGCATTAAAGTTTATGAAGATGGCCGTTGACCTTTCACATCAAGGACATAGAAATAATATGGGCGGTCCTTTCGGCGCTATTGTAGTTAAAGGAGATGAAGTAGTTGGCAGGGGTTATAATCAGGTTACGTCCTCCAATGATCCTACGGCACACGCTGAGGTGGTAGCGATCAGAGATGCCTGCAAAAATCTCAATACTTACCAGCTTGCCGGTTGTGAGATTTATACCAGCTGCGAGCCTTGTCCCATGTGTCTGGGAGCTATATACTGGGCAAGGCCGGATAAAATATACTTTGGCAATACACGTGAAGATGCTGCTGCCATTGGCTTTGACGATTCAATGATTTATGAGGAAATGAAAAAATTAATAGCAGAAAGAAAAATTCCGATTATGCAGATCGGACAAGAACATGCCATTAAAGCTTTTCATGAGTGGAAGGCGAAGGGAGATAAGACTGAATATTAG
- a CDS encoding deoxyguanosinetriphosphate triphosphohydrolase: MLDWNRLYSPKRLGQEHKYTEGQDSVRNPYQIDYDRLIFSSPFRRLQNKTQVFPLPGSIFVHNRLTHSLEVACVGRSLGSIIGQRIAENYESDNPTFQRFYNYELGSVISAACLAHDIGNPPFGHSGEKAISAYFLNLSEKEKSFIRENLNNNQYKDLTNFEGNANGLRLLTHHFNENTPGGMRLTYTTLASMIKYPCESGAGMSKQVLSRKKYGFFDSERETFLKIANEFGLISNSSGRELIYARHPFVFLVEAADDICYQLIDWEDAYRLKIITLKKAIEVLLEFFQENAERDSRSKIKSVVDAIVDDKQKIAFLRAKIISILIERCSDIFWENREAILSGTYEKSLTDDLGGHICKPFQELKQISNEEIYNYRSAIEIELAGYKILGGILEEFVPAIIQPDKATSPKLMRLLPDQFKYKGEDNNLYFRLQSVVDFVSGMTDIYAVDLYRKIKGIALPELK; the protein is encoded by the coding sequence ATGCTCGATTGGAATAGATTGTACAGCCCGAAGAGACTGGGCCAGGAACATAAATATACGGAAGGTCAGGATTCTGTAAGAAATCCTTATCAGATAGATTATGACAGACTTATATTTTCTTCGCCCTTCAGAAGATTGCAGAACAAGACACAGGTATTTCCGTTGCCGGGAAGTATTTTTGTTCATAACAGGTTAACTCACAGTCTTGAAGTGGCTTGTGTGGGCAGGTCCCTCGGGAGCATTATCGGACAAAGAATTGCGGAGAATTATGAATCTGATAATCCGACTTTCCAGAGATTTTATAACTACGAGCTTGGATCGGTCATTTCAGCGGCCTGCCTTGCACATGATATTGGGAATCCGCCGTTTGGACACTCAGGTGAAAAAGCTATTTCTGCATACTTTCTGAACCTGTCTGAAAAGGAAAAATCTTTTATCCGGGAAAATCTAAACAACAATCAATATAAGGACCTCACTAATTTTGAAGGCAATGCAAATGGTCTCAGACTATTAACGCATCATTTCAATGAAAATACTCCAGGAGGTATGAGGCTGACTTATACCACGCTTGCATCTATGATCAAATACCCATGCGAGTCAGGTGCAGGAATGAGCAAGCAGGTATTGAGCCGCAAGAAGTATGGGTTCTTTGATTCTGAAAGAGAAACTTTTTTAAAGATAGCAAATGAATTCGGACTTATCTCAAATTCAAGTGGAAGAGAGTTGATCTATGCCCGTCATCCCTTCGTATTTCTGGTTGAGGCAGCAGATGATATATGTTATCAATTGATTGATTGGGAAGATGCATACAGGCTCAAGATCATCACGCTGAAAAAAGCAATTGAAGTGCTTCTGGAGTTCTTTCAGGAAAATGCAGAGAGGGACAGCAGGAGTAAAATCAAATCAGTTGTAGATGCGATTGTAGATGACAAACAAAAAATTGCTTTCCTGAGAGCTAAGATCATTTCCATTTTGATTGAAAGATGTTCTGATATTTTTTGGGAAAACAGAGAAGCTATTCTTTCCGGAACTTATGAAAAAAGTCTTACCGACGATCTTGGAGGTCATATCTGTAAACCATTTCAGGAATTGAAACAAATTTCTAATGAAGAAATTTACAATTACCGCTCAGCAATAGAGATAGAACTTGCCGGATATAAAATACTGGGAGGTATACTGGAAGAGTTTGTGCCCGCAATTATTCAGCCTGACAAAGCAACATCGCCCAAATTGATGCGACTGCTGCCTGATCAGTTTAAGTATAAAGGAGAAGACAATAACCTTTATTTCCGATTGCAGTCTGTCGTGGACTTTGTTTCAGGTATGACGGATATCTATGCTGTGGATCTTTATCGTAAGATTAAGGGTATAGCATTGCCTGAGCTCAAGTAG
- the recQ gene encoding DNA helicase RecQ — translation MDKKKYLKQYWGYDTFRPHQETIVDLVLQKKDVMVIMPTGGGKSLCYQLPAMIMEGMAIVVSPLISLMKDQVEALKANGISAEFYNSSLPSEYLMSIERNCLNGNVKILYVSPEKVVNTGFIHFLERLRISLIAIDEAHCVSFWGHDFRPEYAQLKRLKDFFPNVPFIALTATADKVTRKDILAQLGMEEAETFISSFDRPNLSLKVLPGRDRYKYISNFISKRGTQAGIIYCLSRKECEKLAGKLRENGFNAEFYHAGMDADARSKVQENFIKDEIQIICATIAFGMGIDKPNVRWVIHYSLPKNMENFYQEIGRAGRDGLASDTILFYSFRDYTWQLELLEEKTGERKELQRAKLERMKQYAEADICRRRILLSYFNENTEKDCGNCDVCKNPPSRFEGTVYAQKALSAIARANEKIALGMLIDILRGSMNKNVLEKGYQQMKTFGAGKDLRYEEWSEYIMQMLNMGVIDIAYDDGHSFKINEKSKSVLKGESSVSLVKFRPMAEKMAEMSEKNNEKSDKELRDERLFERLKKLRKGLADAMAVPAYIIFNDATLSELVARKPVSPLELKGIQGIGEEKFRRYGHEFLNEIISFVQEEAGQGPKIKGSTYVLTFEMLKQNLSIEEISARRNLSQVTIFSHLAYLFEKGYDIDLKKYITNTELTEITQAINIVGMDKNQLKPVFEHLNGKYEYHKIRLATAIMTKELSS, via the coding sequence ATGGACAAGAAAAAATACCTTAAACAATACTGGGGCTATGATACCTTTCGCCCCCACCAGGAAACAATAGTAGATCTGGTTTTGCAGAAAAAAGATGTAATGGTCATTATGCCTACAGGTGGTGGTAAATCTCTTTGCTACCAGTTACCTGCAATGATAATGGAAGGTATGGCGATAGTGGTCTCTCCTCTTATCTCACTTATGAAAGATCAGGTGGAAGCGCTCAAAGCCAATGGTATTTCAGCAGAATTTTATAACAGCAGTCTTCCATCAGAATATCTGATGTCCATTGAAAGAAACTGTCTCAATGGTAATGTTAAGATATTGTATGTATCTCCTGAGAAAGTTGTAAACACAGGGTTCATTCATTTCCTTGAAAGATTAAGGATTAGCCTTATTGCAATTGACGAAGCCCATTGCGTCTCATTCTGGGGGCATGACTTCAGACCAGAATATGCTCAGCTAAAAAGACTAAAAGATTTTTTTCCCAATGTACCTTTCATTGCCCTTACTGCCACTGCCGACAAAGTAACAAGAAAAGATATTCTGGCCCAGCTCGGCATGGAAGAAGCGGAGACCTTTATTTCCAGCTTTGACAGGCCTAATCTGAGCTTAAAGGTATTACCAGGCAGAGATCGATATAAATACATTTCCAATTTTATATCAAAAAGAGGAACACAGGCGGGTATCATTTATTGCCTGAGCAGAAAAGAATGTGAAAAGCTTGCAGGAAAACTGCGTGAAAACGGATTCAATGCAGAATTCTATCACGCAGGTATGGATGCCGATGCCAGGTCTAAAGTTCAGGAAAATTTTATAAAGGATGAAATTCAGATCATCTGTGCCACCATTGCTTTTGGCATGGGAATCGACAAACCTAATGTCCGCTGGGTCATTCATTACAGCCTGCCAAAGAACATGGAAAATTTTTACCAGGAAATAGGAAGAGCAGGCAGAGACGGATTAGCATCGGATACTATATTATTTTACAGCTTCAGAGACTATACCTGGCAGCTTGAGTTGCTTGAAGAAAAAACAGGAGAAAGAAAAGAACTTCAGAGGGCCAAATTGGAAAGGATGAAACAGTATGCGGAAGCGGATATTTGCAGAAGGAGAATTTTACTAAGCTATTTTAACGAAAATACAGAAAAAGATTGTGGCAATTGCGACGTCTGCAAAAATCCCCCGTCAAGATTTGAAGGAACTGTTTATGCACAAAAGGCTCTGTCAGCCATTGCCAGAGCAAATGAAAAAATAGCCCTGGGAATGCTCATTGACATTCTTAGGGGTTCAATGAATAAAAACGTTTTGGAAAAAGGTTATCAGCAAATGAAAACTTTCGGAGCTGGAAAAGACCTAAGATACGAAGAATGGAGCGAATACATCATGCAAATGCTGAATATGGGTGTAATAGACATTGCATACGATGATGGTCATTCATTTAAAATCAATGAAAAAAGCAAGTCTGTTCTCAAAGGAGAAAGTTCTGTATCACTTGTAAAATTCAGACCTATGGCTGAGAAGATGGCTGAAATGAGTGAAAAGAATAATGAGAAATCTGACAAGGAACTTAGAGATGAGCGACTGTTTGAAAGACTTAAAAAGCTTCGCAAAGGTCTTGCAGATGCGATGGCTGTTCCGGCTTATATCATCTTTAATGATGCCACACTATCTGAACTTGTTGCAAGGAAGCCGGTTAGTCCGCTTGAACTCAAAGGTATTCAGGGTATTGGAGAAGAGAAGTTCAGAAGATATGGGCATGAGTTTTTAAACGAGATCATTTCTTTTGTACAGGAAGAGGCCGGACAAGGCCCTAAAATAAAAGGAAGTACGTATGTTCTTACTTTTGAAATGCTGAAACAAAATCTCAGCATCGAAGAAATTTCTGCAAGACGTAATTTAAGTCAGGTTACCATCTTTTCACACCTTGCTTATCTTTTTGAGAAAGGTTACGATATTGATTTAAAGAAATACATTACCAATACCGAATTGACTGAAATTACCCAAGCAATCAATATTGTGGGAATGGATAAAAATCAGCTAAAGCCTGTATTTGAACACCTAAATGGCAAATATGAATATCATAAAATAAGATTAGCTACTGCCATTATGACCAAAGAATTAAGTTCGTAG
- a CDS encoding sensor histidine kinase → MNNSISMKEVLFKRNYFKIFLHIIWWTIFILYPFFLGIPVQENILLKILFNTSLLILFFYLNSDFLIPKILTKGRIVLYLSSVFFIISIIVSADVFSSRYLNVHEVTKIKSTRPDKTSRKQYPRPQDNPIRKSTRPFFSAIFILALSTSYRLLYDYFTSERKRNELENQTLVSELSFLKSQVSPHFLFNTLNNIYSLSLSNTPKASEAILKLSHLLRYMLYETNETSVNLDKEIDYINDYIELQKMRFSNEVTIEYNTNGNFQTKEIAPMLLIPFIENAFKHGISYSKKSVIKILIELKDQELSLKVENSFDKNKEKDSSSGIGLVNIQRRLDLLYPLRYNLKLNDQNELFIVDLKINLRS, encoded by the coding sequence ATGAATAATTCAATATCCATGAAAGAGGTTCTTTTCAAGAGAAATTATTTCAAAATTTTTCTTCATATCATTTGGTGGACAATATTTATCCTTTATCCGTTTTTCCTTGGAATTCCGGTACAGGAAAATATTCTGCTGAAAATCCTTTTCAATACTTCGCTTCTGATACTATTCTTTTATCTGAACAGTGACTTTTTGATCCCCAAAATCCTGACAAAAGGTCGTATCGTTTTATACCTGTCTTCAGTGTTTTTCATAATCAGCATTATTGTCTCGGCAGACGTTTTTTCATCAAGATATCTTAATGTGCATGAAGTCACAAAAATAAAATCTACCAGACCCGACAAAACTTCCAGGAAGCAATACCCCCGCCCTCAGGACAATCCGATAAGAAAGTCTACAAGACCGTTCTTCTCGGCAATATTTATACTCGCTCTAAGTACCAGTTATCGTTTACTCTATGATTATTTTACCAGTGAACGCAAAAGAAATGAACTTGAGAATCAAACCCTTGTTTCTGAACTTTCTTTTTTAAAGTCACAGGTGAGTCCTCATTTCTTGTTTAATACACTTAACAATATTTATAGCTTATCATTAAGCAATACACCAAAGGCTTCTGAAGCGATTTTAAAGCTATCTCACCTGCTCAGATACATGCTCTATGAAACCAATGAGACCTCGGTAAACCTGGATAAGGAAATTGATTATATCAATGATTATATTGAACTTCAAAAGATGCGTTTCAGCAATGAAGTTACAATTGAGTATAATACAAATGGCAACTTTCAAACGAAAGAGATCGCTCCTATGCTGCTGATTCCCTTTATTGAAAATGCCTTCAAACATGGTATCAGTTATTCAAAAAAATCCGTAATAAAGATCCTGATTGAACTGAAGGACCAAGAATTATCCTTAAAAGTTGAAAATTCATTTGACAAGAATAAAGAAAAGGATAGTTCATCCGGTATTGGTCTCGTAAATATACAGAGACGGCTCGATCTTCTATATCCGCTGAGATACAACCTAAAGTTGAATGATCAGAATGAACTTTTTATTGTTGACTTAAAAATTAATTTACGTTCATGA
- a CDS encoding LytR/AlgR family response regulator transcription factor — protein MIRCIAIDDEPLALDIIENYISKLPELKLEGRYTNPLEALDVLNKNTVDLLFLDIQMSELSGIQLLKALPNPPVVIFTTAYQKYALEGYELDVADYLLKPIPFERFLKAVNKVKDLLSLQRNTTDQNPLKDYIFVKSDYQLVKINLDDIIYIEGLKDYVKIFAGTKPIFAHQNMKSIESKLTNDFLRIHKSYIISLKKIEAVQKNMVRIAGLELPVGEMYKEQLFKIINENS, from the coding sequence ATGATTCGTTGCATCGCTATAGATGATGAGCCTCTGGCACTTGACATCATTGAAAATTATATATCCAAGCTTCCGGAACTGAAACTTGAAGGCCGTTATACCAATCCATTGGAAGCACTGGATGTATTGAATAAAAATACGGTTGACCTGTTATTCTTAGATATACAAATGTCTGAGCTCTCAGGAATTCAGCTTCTGAAGGCCTTGCCAAATCCTCCTGTAGTAATATTTACCACAGCTTATCAAAAGTATGCTTTGGAAGGATATGAGTTAGATGTAGCCGATTATCTTTTAAAACCTATCCCCTTTGAAAGGTTTTTAAAGGCCGTCAATAAAGTAAAAGATTTACTCTCTCTTCAAAGAAACACTACGGACCAAAATCCTTTAAAAGACTACATATTTGTAAAGTCAGATTATCAGTTGGTAAAAATAAATCTGGATGATATCATATACATAGAAGGCTTAAAGGACTACGTTAAAATATTCGCCGGAACAAAACCCATCTTTGCTCATCAGAATATGAAGTCGATTGAAAGCAAGCTTACCAATGACTTTCTAAGAATACACAAATCCTATATCATATCATTAAAAAAGATTGAAGCCGTTCAGAAGAACATGGTCAGAATAGCAGGATTAGAGCTGCCTGTAGGAGAAATGTATAAGGAACAGTTGTTTAAAATTATTAATGAGAATAGTTGA